Proteins from a genomic interval of Candidatus Methylomirabilis lanthanidiphila:
- the cbiH gene encoding Cobalt-precorrin-3B C(17)-methyltransferase produces the protein MKLYAIGVGPGAPDLITVRAAGILRRVPVIFCPRTAMGTTSQALTVIRLCLDQNRQQIVELTFPMEKEQDELAAHWEEAASELMAHLVRHGEGAFVALGDVSLYCTFTYLRPFLEADHPELEIEVVPGIPSFSAMAASLGMSYGQGDDKIAMLPATFAPDRLARVLRDFDTVILMKIHRVLDDVLDTLERLNLTEHATFMTRCGMPDQEVVYDVRTLRGTRPSYFSIILVSKSTRPRVAAPAMPPKMGSVSAPTSTASPMRAEAPSKTGGKLFLVGFGPGNHDHLTFKAQAAIEEAEVVIGYSTYIRLVRDLLNGKEVHCTGMTEELARAAKAVGLAYAGRKVALLSSGDVGIYGMAGPTFEILKSRGWRKGCGVEVEVIPGITALSACGSILGAPLGHDFAAISLSDLLTPWELIVRRLEAAARADFIIALYNPKSGRRTEQIVEARRILLTYRRPDTPVGIVKSGLRKGEHVVLTTLDDLLNHEIGMLTTILVGNTTTFTYEGLMITPRGYQHKYDLDNLEGAATVAEEP, from the coding sequence GTGAAGCTCTATGCGATCGGCGTGGGTCCTGGCGCCCCGGACCTGATCACCGTCCGGGCTGCCGGGATCTTGCGCCGAGTTCCCGTCATCTTCTGCCCGCGCACGGCCATGGGAACCACGAGTCAGGCGCTTACGGTCATCCGCCTTTGCCTGGACCAGAACCGACAGCAGATCGTTGAGCTTACGTTTCCGATGGAGAAGGAGCAGGATGAGCTTGCGGCGCATTGGGAAGAGGCTGCTTCAGAGCTCATGGCCCATCTCGTCAGGCACGGCGAGGGCGCCTTCGTCGCCCTCGGGGACGTGTCACTCTACTGTACTTTCACCTACCTCCGGCCGTTCCTTGAGGCAGACCACCCGGAACTCGAGATCGAAGTGGTCCCCGGTATCCCCTCCTTCTCTGCGATGGCAGCCTCTCTCGGAATGTCTTATGGTCAAGGGGATGACAAGATCGCCATGCTGCCCGCCACCTTCGCCCCGGATCGGCTCGCCCGTGTTCTCCGCGATTTCGACACCGTGATCCTGATGAAGATCCATCGGGTCCTGGACGATGTCCTCGACACGCTTGAACGGCTGAATCTGACCGAGCATGCCACGTTCATGACCAGGTGCGGGATGCCGGATCAGGAGGTGGTCTATGATGTTCGTACCCTTCGCGGCACGCGGCCCAGCTACTTCTCCATCATCCTGGTGTCGAAGAGTACCCGCCCGAGGGTCGCGGCACCGGCCATGCCCCCGAAGATGGGTTCTGTATCTGCCCCTACTTCGACCGCCTCCCCGATGAGAGCCGAAGCACCCAGCAAGACTGGCGGTAAGCTGTTCCTGGTCGGATTCGGGCCTGGCAACCACGATCACTTGACGTTCAAGGCTCAGGCGGCCATCGAAGAAGCTGAGGTCGTCATCGGCTACAGCACTTATATCCGCCTCGTGCGCGACCTGCTCAACGGTAAAGAGGTCCACTGCACCGGCATGACCGAGGAGCTGGCGCGGGCTGCCAAGGCCGTGGGTTTGGCCTATGCGGGTCGGAAGGTCGCATTGCTCAGCAGTGGCGACGTAGGCATCTACGGGATGGCGGGGCCGACCTTCGAGATCTTGAAGTCGAGGGGGTGGCGAAAAGGGTGCGGGGTAGAGGTGGAAGTGATCCCTGGGATCACAGCGCTCAGCGCCTGCGGGTCGATTCTAGGGGCGCCCCTCGGTCATGACTTTGCGGCTATCTCGCTGAGTGATCTGCTCACCCCTTGGGAGCTGATCGTCCGCCGACTTGAGGCTGCCGCCAGAGCGGACTTTATCATCGCCCTCTATAACCCCAAGAGCGGACGTCGGACCGAGCAAATCGTGGAAGCCAGGAGGATTCTTCTGACGTACAGGCGGCCTGACACGCCCGTGGGGATCGTGAAGAGCGGGTTGCGGAAGGGTGAGCACGTGGTCCTGACCACACTGGACGATCTGCTTAACCACGAGATCGGGATGCTGACAACGATCTTGGTCGGCAATACGACCACCTTCACGTATGAGGGTTTGATGATTACGCCACGTGGCTACCAGCATAAGTATGACCTGGATAACCTGGAAGGGGCGGCGACAGTCGCAGAGGAGCCGTGA
- the btuR gene encoding Cob(I)yrinic acid a,c-diamide adenosyltransferase — translation MSLEKRGLIIVYTGDGKGKTTAALGLALRAVGAGLKVRMLQFIKGEWKPAELKAAKWLAPAFSMEQLGIGFVTYKPKRPYEAHLQAAQAAWAQAKVEIASGHQDLLILDEINNAFQLNLLSVREVVGALQGKPEALHVVLTGRGAPPEIIELADLVTEMKAIKHPYEKGIRAQYGIDF, via the coding sequence GTGAGTCTGGAGAAGCGGGGGCTAATCATCGTCTACACGGGGGACGGGAAGGGAAAGACCACTGCTGCCCTCGGCCTTGCGCTCCGGGCGGTAGGGGCGGGGCTGAAGGTGCGGATGCTTCAGTTCATCAAGGGGGAGTGGAAGCCGGCGGAGCTGAAGGCGGCGAAGTGGCTCGCGCCCGCCTTCTCCATGGAGCAACTGGGGATCGGCTTTGTTACCTATAAGCCGAAGCGTCCTTATGAGGCGCATCTTCAGGCGGCGCAGGCAGCGTGGGCACAGGCCAAGGTCGAGATCGCCTCCGGCCACCAGGATCTGCTGATCCTGGATGAGATCAACAACGCCTTTCAGCTCAATCTCCTCTCGGTCAGGGAGGTCGTGGGCGCGCTTCAGGGCAAGCCCGAAGCTCTCCATGTCGTCCTGACCGGCCGGGGGGCGCCGCCTGAGATTATCGAGCTGGCCGACCTCGTGACGGAGATGAAGGCGATCAAGCACCCCTATGAGAAAGGGATCCGAGCACAGTACGGGATCGATTTCTGA
- a CDS encoding cobalt-precorrin-6A synthase → MAESKRGKGLREGYSTGSCAAAAAKAAALLQLTRTAPEAVTINLPIGGRATFRVQQCHLGADWASASIIKDAGDDPDCTHGAEIVAELSLRGEPGIGIEGGAGVGRITKPGLGIAIGQASITRVPRRMISESVGEALALGGYGGARVLITVPHGEELAKRTMNTRLGIVGGISILGTSGIVKPYSTAAYKVSIVQAIDVATAIGLDEVVLTTGGRSEEYAMRHFRLREEAFVQMGDWVGFALTYLAKKRIGKVSIAGMIGKLSKVANGDLHTHASRSDVDLDGLAALAASCGADAETMQAVRRSNTAREAQEIVLAQDVVGFFDQVAERVAGRCHAYVKGAFTVQCILTDSDGAVLGRATA, encoded by the coding sequence ATGGCTGAATCCAAGAGAGGAAAGGGGCTGCGGGAGGGGTACTCGACCGGCTCCTGTGCCGCAGCCGCGGCCAAGGCGGCCGCGCTGTTGCAGCTCACCAGGACCGCGCCGGAAGCGGTGACGATTAACCTGCCGATCGGGGGGCGGGCAACCTTCAGGGTCCAGCAGTGCCATCTTGGGGCAGATTGGGCGAGCGCTTCTATCATCAAGGATGCGGGCGATGACCCCGACTGTACGCACGGGGCGGAGATCGTAGCAGAACTCTCCTTGCGGGGAGAGCCCGGAATCGGAATCGAGGGCGGAGCGGGCGTGGGTCGGATTACGAAGCCGGGCCTAGGAATTGCGATTGGTCAGGCCTCGATCACGCGAGTCCCGCGCCGGATGATCAGCGAATCGGTCGGTGAAGCTTTGGCCCTTGGCGGATACGGCGGCGCCAGGGTGCTGATCACCGTGCCTCATGGTGAGGAGTTGGCGAAGCGGACCATGAATACCCGTCTGGGCATCGTCGGCGGCATCTCGATCCTGGGGACCAGTGGGATTGTCAAACCGTATTCGACCGCCGCCTACAAGGTGAGCATCGTGCAGGCGATCGATGTCGCGACCGCCATCGGCTTGGATGAGGTGGTCCTCACCACGGGCGGGCGATCTGAGGAGTATGCTATGCGCCATTTCCGCCTTCGAGAAGAAGCCTTCGTGCAGATGGGGGATTGGGTAGGCTTTGCTCTCACCTACCTGGCGAAGAAGAGGATCGGCAAGGTTAGTATCGCCGGCATGATCGGAAAACTGTCCAAGGTCGCGAATGGGGACCTCCATACTCATGCCAGTCGGTCCGACGTCGACCTGGATGGTCTAGCTGCACTTGCCGCCTCCTGCGGGGCTGATGCTGAGACGATGCAGGCGGTGCGACGCAGCAACACTGCTCGTGAGGCCCAGGAAATCGTCCTGGCACAGGATGTGGTAGGCTTCTTTGACCAGGTGGCCGAAAGGGTCGCTGGGCGGTGCCATGCCTACGTAAAGGGCGCATTCACGGTGCAGTGCATCCTTACCGATTCAGATGGGGCGGTCCTAGGACGCGCCACCGCCTAA
- the cobL gene encoding Precorrin-6Y C(5,15)-methyltransferase [decarboxylating], whose product MSQTLAVVGIGMEGRESLTRRALAIVLKAEVLAGGARLLDLFPEVQAERVRIGSHVDEVVGSLASRLGEKRIVMLATGDPNFYGITRVLLRHVPRESLTIVPNVSAMQWAFAKVAEPWEDATFLSVHGRSMERLPELVRGRPKLCLFTDETNSPSAVARALLEAHIDGYRAILCEDLGGPAERITRTTLAALVELKADPVNTLILLAIQDAPEVGATWAPGLPEEAFDHRTPHAGLITKREIRVLSLAALKLTPRSIVWDIGAGSGAVAIEAAKIARDGRVFAVEKNAEDVAIIRGNVTRFKVGNVHILHAKAPAGLETLPDPDAIFIGGSSGAMRAILVEASRRLRPGGRIVVNAITMETLHEAVSVFRDLQFDHEAILVNVARSKPLQGKLSFEALNPVYIVTAWRAGDRELLTHLQN is encoded by the coding sequence GTGAGTCAGACGCTCGCTGTCGTGGGTATTGGCATGGAGGGGAGGGAGAGCCTCACCCGTCGGGCGCTTGCCATCGTCCTGAAGGCTGAGGTGTTGGCTGGCGGAGCGCGCCTACTCGATCTCTTCCCCGAGGTACAGGCCGAGCGGGTGCGGATAGGCTCCCATGTGGATGAGGTGGTCGGGTCCCTTGCGTCTCGCCTCGGCGAGAAGCGGATCGTAATGCTGGCAACCGGCGATCCGAATTTCTATGGCATCACGAGGGTGCTCCTGCGCCACGTCCCTCGGGAATCGCTTACGATCGTGCCGAACGTCAGCGCCATGCAGTGGGCCTTCGCCAAGGTGGCCGAACCCTGGGAGGATGCCACCTTCCTGAGCGTTCACGGGCGGAGCATGGAGCGATTGCCGGAGCTGGTGAGAGGACGGCCCAAGCTTTGCCTCTTCACCGATGAGACGAACTCGCCATCCGCCGTCGCCAGGGCACTGCTTGAGGCTCATATCGATGGCTATCGGGCGATCCTGTGTGAGGACCTGGGCGGGCCAGCGGAGCGGATCACCCGGACCACCCTGGCGGCGCTCGTCGAGCTGAAGGCCGATCCTGTCAATACCCTGATCCTCCTGGCCATCCAAGATGCTCCGGAGGTGGGGGCGACCTGGGCACCTGGCCTGCCGGAAGAGGCCTTCGATCATCGCACACCACACGCCGGCCTCATCACAAAACGTGAGATCCGAGTCCTGAGCCTAGCGGCGCTCAAGCTTACACCCCGAAGCATCGTCTGGGATATCGGGGCCGGATCTGGCGCCGTCGCCATCGAGGCGGCGAAGATCGCTCGCGATGGTCGGGTCTTTGCGGTGGAGAAAAACGCTGAGGATGTGGCGATCATTCGAGGGAATGTGACCCGATTCAAGGTCGGTAACGTCCATATCCTTCACGCGAAGGCGCCGGCCGGTCTCGAGACACTCCCAGATCCCGATGCTATTTTCATCGGCGGCAGCAGCGGCGCGATGCGGGCGATCCTCGTGGAGGCATCGCGCCGCCTGCGTCCAGGGGGGCGGATCGTAGTGAACGCCATCACCATGGAGACGCTGCACGAGGCGGTGAGCGTGTTCCGCGATCTGCAATTCGACCACGAGGCGATCCTGGTGAATGTCGCCCGCTCGAAGCCGCTTCAGGGCAAGCTGTCGTTCGAGGCCCTGAATCCGGTCTACATCGTCACGGCATGGCGCGCGGGTGACCGTGAGCTTTTAACCCACCTTCAGAATTGA
- a CDS encoding Cytochrome D1 heme domain protein, protein MRTMRLWVSIGLMAVVLAFPVAGWSAQDKSAVGSLSRYDPKQLVFVANRDSNDVAVIDSQTDEIVSRIALGNFANGHMAMLTNDGKKLLVSATGKDRFLIIDLATLTIERTVATGRSPEHFDITSDDRLAYVGNIEDSTVSVIDLQDGKELHRLAGFFEPHGFNVMPDGSKVYVSNFGAHQVGVVSVPRQQLAKRLAVGDAHRFAVRDPGRYLSQIKGIANPTLTMDGKFAYAADGDGGELAVIDTRTDRVVTTFKVGEEPWRAYASPDGRWMLVPNNGDETVSVISTATHKVVTTLKGGREMTGINFVQGGKKAYVISSGDSTVYVYDMQGFRLLNRLKIGTNLALETASTTADGNRIYLASSTDDSVYVIDGATDQVKRIANVGRYPWAVTILGAASPNYCH, encoded by the coding sequence ATGAGAACAATGCGGCTGTGGGTGAGCATCGGTCTGATGGCCGTAGTCCTGGCGTTCCCTGTAGCCGGGTGGAGTGCCCAGGACAAAAGTGCCGTGGGTTCGCTGAGTAGGTACGATCCCAAACAGTTGGTCTTCGTGGCCAACCGCGACTCCAATGATGTGGCAGTCATCGACAGCCAAACCGACGAGATTGTGTCGAGGATCGCCTTGGGGAACTTCGCCAATGGGCACATGGCGATGCTCACAAACGACGGCAAGAAACTGCTGGTCTCTGCCACGGGAAAGGATCGCTTCCTGATCATCGACCTGGCGACCCTCACAATCGAACGGACCGTTGCGACCGGACGCTCGCCGGAGCACTTTGATATCACCAGCGATGATCGCCTGGCCTACGTTGGCAACATCGAGGACTCAACCGTTTCAGTGATCGATCTGCAGGATGGGAAGGAACTGCACCGCCTGGCCGGCTTCTTTGAGCCCCACGGTTTCAACGTGATGCCGGATGGGTCGAAGGTCTATGTGTCGAATTTTGGCGCTCACCAGGTGGGTGTCGTGTCCGTGCCGAGGCAGCAGCTTGCGAAGCGGCTCGCCGTGGGCGACGCGCACCGATTCGCGGTCAGAGACCCCGGTCGCTACCTCAGCCAGATCAAGGGGATTGCGAACCCGACGTTGACCATGGATGGGAAATTCGCCTATGCCGCAGATGGGGATGGCGGTGAATTGGCAGTGATTGATACACGGACCGACAGGGTCGTGACGACCTTCAAGGTGGGTGAAGAGCCGTGGCGGGCTTACGCGTCACCGGATGGCCGGTGGATGTTGGTTCCCAATAACGGGGACGAGACCGTATCGGTCATCAGTACGGCCACCCACAAGGTGGTCACCACTTTAAAGGGTGGTCGCGAGATGACGGGGATCAACTTTGTCCAGGGCGGCAAGAAGGCCTATGTGATCAGCAGCGGCGACAGCACGGTCTATGTGTACGATATGCAGGGCTTCCGCCTGCTCAATCGATTGAAGATCGGGACCAACCTGGCGCTCGAGACCGCCTCCACGACCGCTGATGGCAACAGGATCTACCTGGCCTCATCGACGGACGACTCGGTCTACGTGATTGATGGGGCCACCGACCAGGTGAAGCGGATTGCCAACGTCGGGCGCTATCCGTGGGCGGTGACGATCCTAGGTGCGGCCAGCCCCAACTACTGCCACTGA
- a CDS encoding peptidase S41 translates to MLLVGRGYAFGLELDGQPPSLRQALILAIQSHYVEEVDMSALQSLSVQEIVARLDRDSSLRKVKPSSLEFIRGLEQERSVSGLTMRSKAIGYLRIGFFGRRTVQDLVRTLEALPSYRCSGLILDLRDNPGGRVETALQLAGLFLPVGVSLGRYHGRGAEEQLYVSNGLGRRTELVVILINRGTASSAELLAGLFRYYDRARLVGTSTAGKVTVQAALPLDHRHVLFLTTGRYRFPDGSAVAATGLRPDDEVSGEAEAFIKAQTIVMDHGARCEGRSATHEGRGETSVRTE, encoded by the coding sequence ATGCTCCTGGTGGGGCGAGGGTATGCGTTCGGTCTCGAACTGGATGGTCAGCCGCCCTCGTTACGCCAGGCGCTTATCCTGGCGATCCAGAGCCACTATGTCGAGGAGGTCGATATGAGCGCGCTACAGTCGCTCTCTGTCCAGGAGATTGTGGCCAGGCTGGATCGGGACAGCTCGCTCCGCAAGGTCAAACCCTCTTCTCTTGAGTTCATTCGCGGGCTTGAGCAGGAGCGTTCGGTCTCCGGGCTGACGATGCGCTCGAAGGCGATTGGCTACCTTCGGATCGGGTTCTTCGGTCGACGGACGGTTCAGGATCTGGTCAGGACGCTGGAGGCGCTCCCGTCGTATCGGTGCTCTGGCCTGATCCTCGACCTTCGGGACAATCCGGGTGGCAGGGTTGAGACAGCCCTTCAGCTCGCGGGACTGTTTCTCCCAGTGGGGGTCTCTCTTGGCCGCTACCACGGTCGTGGAGCAGAAGAACAATTGTATGTCTCGAACGGGCTAGGGCGCAGGACAGAGTTGGTCGTTATCCTCATCAACCGTGGTACGGCGAGCAGTGCCGAGCTGTTGGCTGGCCTGTTCCGATACTACGATCGGGCCCGCTTGGTGGGAACCTCTACGGCAGGGAAGGTCACAGTGCAGGCGGCCCTTCCGCTCGATCATCGGCACGTGCTCTTTCTCACCACTGGCCGCTATCGCTTTCCCGATGGCTCCGCCGTGGCTGCGACGGGGCTTCGACCTGATGACGAAGTCTCCGGAGAGGCTGAAGCCTTCATCAAGGCCCAAACGATCGTCATGGATCATGGTGCGAGGTGCGAGGGGCGGAGTGCGACGCACGAAGGACGAGGCGAGACATCGGTTCGGACTGAGTGA
- a CDS encoding cob(II)yrinic acid a,c-diamide reductase gives MRRTKDEARHRFGLSERRGLYRAIYSRRDIRAQFRPDPVPAALLVRLLRAAHHAGSVGFMQPWNFVVVRDLDIRRAIHTAFLQERERAAGLYEEPQRSHFLSLKLEGILEAPLNLCVTCDPERGGPHVLGRSAVRETDLFSTCCAIQNLWLAARAEGIGVGWVSILQPSELKAILGIPGRIIPVAYLCLGFVRGFPHEPELQRTRWRTRLPLSDLVFAERWGESPGAEFAAAFNALERGMRP, from the coding sequence GTGCGACGCACGAAGGACGAGGCGAGACATCGGTTCGGACTGAGTGAGCGGCGGGGTCTGTACCGCGCCATCTACTCGCGGCGCGACATCCGGGCCCAGTTTCGCCCCGATCCGGTCCCGGCAGCCCTGCTGGTTCGCCTCCTCCGGGCGGCCCACCATGCCGGCTCGGTCGGTTTCATGCAACCGTGGAACTTCGTAGTCGTGCGAGACCTAGACATCCGACGCGCGATTCACACTGCCTTCTTGCAGGAGCGGGAGCGGGCGGCGGGGCTCTACGAGGAGCCGCAGCGCTCGCACTTCTTGTCGCTCAAGCTCGAAGGGATCCTGGAGGCGCCGCTCAACCTGTGTGTTACTTGCGACCCGGAGCGGGGGGGGCCGCATGTCCTGGGTCGGAGCGCCGTTCGCGAGACCGATCTGTTCAGCACCTGCTGTGCCATCCAAAACCTCTGGCTGGCGGCGCGCGCTGAAGGGATCGGGGTGGGCTGGGTCAGCATTCTGCAGCCATCGGAGCTTAAGGCGATCCTTGGCATCCCGGGGCGGATCATCCCTGTGGCCTACCTGTGCCTTGGATTCGTGAGGGGGTTTCCCCATGAGCCGGAACTTCAGCGGACCCGCTGGCGCACAAGGCTTCCCCTCAGCGATCTGGTCTTTGCCGAGCGGTGGGGTGAGTCGCCTGGAGCAGAGTTTGCCGCTGCCTTCAATGCCCTCGAACGAGGAATGCGCCCATGA
- a CDS encoding Uroporphyrinogen-III methylase and Uroporphyrinogen-III synthase encodes MMQVKGGTVYFVGVGPGDPDLMTIRAKRVIDQADLILYTGSLLGQEGFQERKMTAKLIDSASLHLAELVELMQQAAAAGEVVARVHDGDPSLFGAIAEQIAPLEAAGIPCEVIPGVSAAFAAAAALRAELTIPELSQTVIVTRMEGRTPVPERERLRDLASHRTTLALYLSIALIDEVVAELQTAYPAETPVVVVQRVSCPDQQILRGTLADIADQVKAARMRTQAVILVGPVLTPDLRQSWDMQSKLYDRRFAHAFRRGEPT; translated from the coding sequence ATGATGCAGGTGAAGGGAGGAACTGTCTACTTCGTCGGCGTGGGGCCTGGCGATCCTGATCTGATGACAATCCGGGCGAAGCGGGTGATCGATCAGGCAGACCTGATCCTCTACACGGGATCGCTACTGGGTCAGGAGGGGTTTCAGGAGAGGAAGATGACCGCCAAGCTGATCGACAGCGCATCCCTTCACCTTGCCGAGCTCGTGGAGCTCATGCAGCAGGCAGCAGCAGCAGGAGAGGTAGTGGCGAGGGTCCATGACGGGGATCCCAGCCTCTTCGGGGCGATTGCTGAGCAGATCGCCCCGCTGGAGGCCGCAGGCATCCCTTGCGAGGTGATCCCTGGCGTGAGCGCAGCCTTTGCGGCAGCGGCCGCCCTCAGAGCGGAGCTCACCATCCCAGAGCTGTCTCAAACCGTGATCGTCACCCGGATGGAGGGGCGGACGCCCGTACCTGAGCGGGAGCGGCTCCGGGATCTGGCCAGCCATCGGACCACGCTTGCGTTGTATCTGAGTATTGCCCTGATCGACGAGGTGGTAGCGGAACTGCAGACCGCCTACCCAGCGGAGACACCGGTTGTCGTCGTCCAGCGGGTGAGCTGTCCTGACCAGCAGATCCTACGCGGCACGCTCGCCGATATCGCCGACCAAGTGAAGGCGGCTCGGATGCGCACGCAGGCCGTGATCTTGGTTGGCCCGGTCCTTACGCCTGATCTCCGGCAGAGCTGGGATATGCAGTCGAAGCTCTATGACCGGAGATTTGCCCACGCCTTTCGTCGTGGTGAACCGACATGA
- a CDS encoding cobalamin biosynthesis protein CbiG — MSIAVITVTRRGMALGQKILGGEPRAVLYLPERYGPPPSDRVRIFSGDLRALLTQIYPQYPGFVFLMATGIVVRLIAPLIKDKREDPAIVVMDITGRFAISLLSGHLGGANTLARRMAAMTGATVVVTTGTDLCGTIAPDLMALEIEGEVDDFEAMKRVSAALVDGERAAVLDLGGVDPPSLRCALPSNVERVPSLEALATSEAIAAIVITNRLLDLTAALPGKSAVILHPKNLVVGVGCHRGTSAEEIVQAIQRVLVDAGLSIKSVRCLATVEVKRDEAGLQEAGRRLGLPLRFCAKEALNQMAHIPNPSNAVVKYVGVQGVAEPAALLLSGGRLVVEKVKSGNVTVAVAEGQGVGYKNRV, encoded by the coding sequence ATGAGTATTGCGGTCATCACCGTGACCAGGCGAGGGATGGCGCTCGGACAGAAGATCTTGGGGGGCGAGCCTCGCGCTGTCCTCTACCTCCCGGAGCGCTATGGACCCCCGCCAAGCGATCGGGTGCGCATCTTTTCAGGCGATCTCAGGGCGCTTCTGACGCAGATCTATCCTCAGTATCCTGGGTTCGTCTTCCTGATGGCGACCGGGATCGTGGTCCGCCTGATCGCCCCGTTGATCAAGGACAAACGGGAAGATCCGGCCATCGTGGTCATGGACATCACAGGGCGGTTCGCCATCAGCCTCCTCTCCGGCCACCTGGGGGGCGCTAATACCTTAGCCAGGCGGATGGCGGCGATGACCGGGGCAACCGTTGTGGTGACCACCGGTACCGACCTCTGCGGGACGATCGCCCCCGATCTGATGGCGCTGGAAATCGAAGGCGAGGTGGATGACTTCGAGGCGATGAAGCGGGTAAGCGCCGCGCTTGTGGATGGGGAGCGGGCCGCGGTGCTGGATTTAGGCGGCGTAGACCCGCCGTCATTGCGCTGCGCGCTCCCGTCGAACGTGGAGCGTGTCCCTAGCCTGGAGGCGCTGGCCACATCAGAAGCGATCGCGGCCATCGTGATCACCAATCGGCTGCTTGACCTCACTGCCGCCCTGCCTGGGAAATCGGCAGTGATCCTGCATCCGAAGAACCTGGTCGTCGGTGTGGGGTGTCACCGGGGCACCTCGGCTGAGGAGATCGTACAGGCCATCCAACGGGTCCTGGTCGATGCTGGGCTGTCGATCAAGAGCGTCCGGTGTCTGGCGACAGTGGAGGTCAAGCGAGATGAGGCTGGGCTGCAAGAGGCCGGAAGGCGGCTTGGACTCCCGCTTCGGTTCTGCGCGAAAGAGGCGCTAAATCAGATGGCGCACATACCGAATCCGTCCAACGCGGTAGTGAAGTACGTTGGCGTCCAGGGCGTGGCGGAACCAGCGGCTTTGCTGCTCTCCGGCGGGCGGCTGGTGGTGGAGAAGGTGAAATCAGGGAACGTGACAGTGGCAGTGGCTGAAGGACAGGGTGTAGGGTACAAGAACAGGGTATAG
- the cobB gene encoding Cobyrinic acid A,C-diamide synthase: protein MSETRVPTIIIAGTASGVGKTTFTLGLIAAFRARGLRVQPFKCGPDYLDPTYHTLAASLPCRNLDTWMLTPEVMTGLFTRAVAGADIAVIEGVMGLHDGRGGAGARGSTAEVAKLLRAPVLLVIDTARLSRSAGAMALGYQAFDPDVWIAGLLLNQVGTERHRRWVTEGIQERTGIPILGHLPKQAPVKLPERHLGLVPAGEVEDVSRSLAAIREQVEATVNVEEILALARAAAPLPTGDRALCPERPPQRKVRIGLARDAAFGFYYEDNLDLLRAWGAELVAVSPLRDHILPPDLQGLYIGGGFPELHARELATNRSFRRQIAEAAGDGMPVYAECGGLMYLAESLVDLEGERHGMVGAVPGTSVMQRSRVRLGYVTATAVRDSILSPAGVTLMGHEFHWSNMAPPDPRYAAYRIPEACSELGRRDGDRLEGIVAGPAGNILASYLHLHFGSDLQLMHRFLERCRVWMRAATADAFVMEGGS from the coding sequence ATGAGCGAAACGCGAGTGCCGACGATCATCATCGCCGGGACAGCGAGTGGAGTGGGAAAGACGACGTTCACCCTCGGCCTGATCGCGGCATTCCGGGCGCGGGGCCTGCGCGTGCAGCCGTTTAAGTGCGGACCCGACTATCTCGATCCCACGTACCATACCTTGGCGGCTTCCCTCCCCTGCCGCAATCTGGACACCTGGATGCTTACTCCTGAGGTCATGACGGGCCTGTTCACCCGTGCGGTCGCGGGTGCCGATATCGCCGTCATCGAAGGGGTCATGGGGCTGCATGATGGGCGCGGTGGGGCGGGGGCGCGTGGGAGCACGGCGGAGGTGGCCAAGCTCCTGCGGGCGCCGGTCCTCCTGGTGATCGACACGGCGAGGCTTTCCAGGAGCGCTGGGGCGATGGCCCTCGGGTACCAGGCGTTCGATCCTGACGTCTGGATCGCCGGTCTGCTGCTCAACCAGGTAGGGACGGAACGACACCGGCGCTGGGTGACAGAGGGAATCCAGGAGCGGACGGGGATTCCGATCCTGGGCCATCTCCCGAAACAGGCCCCGGTGAAGCTTCCAGAACGGCACCTTGGGCTGGTGCCGGCGGGTGAGGTCGAGGATGTCTCGAGATCGCTGGCGGCGATTCGCGAGCAGGTGGAGGCCACGGTGAACGTCGAGGAGATCCTCGCCCTAGCCCGTGCGGCGGCGCCCCTTCCCACTGGGGATCGAGCGTTGTGTCCGGAGAGACCGCCTCAGAGAAAGGTGAGGATCGGGCTCGCCCGTGACGCAGCCTTTGGCTTCTACTACGAAGATAACCTGGACCTGCTGCGGGCTTGGGGGGCGGAGCTGGTCGCCGTGAGCCCGCTCCGGGACCACATCCTTCCGCCAGACCTCCAGGGTCTCTATATCGGTGGCGGCTTTCCCGAGCTGCATGCGCGTGAGCTCGCGACCAACCGGTCGTTCCGGCGGCAGATCGCGGAGGCGGCTGGCGATGGGATGCCGGTGTACGCCGAGTGCGGCGGTCTCATGTACCTGGCCGAGTCACTGGTCGATCTTGAGGGAGAACGGCACGGCATGGTGGGCGCGGTCCCAGGGACCTCGGTGATGCAGCGGTCCAGGGTCCGATTGGGGTATGTGACGGCCACAGCGGTCCGAGACAGCATCCTATCCCCGGCCGGCGTGACCCTGATGGGCCACGAGTTTCACTGGTCCAACATGGCGCCGCCGGATCCACGCTATGCCGCCTACCGGATCCCTGAGGCCTGCTCTGAGCTAGGTCGAAGGGATGGTGATCGGTTGGAGGGGATCGTCGCCGGTCCCGCCGGCAACATCCTTGCCTCTTACCTCCACCTTCATTTCGGGAGTGACCTGCAGCTTATGCACCGGTTTCTGGAGCGGTGCCGCGTCTGGATGCGGGCTGCGACTGCTGACGCCTTCGTCATGGAGGGCGGATCGTGA